In Maridesulfovibrio ferrireducens, the following proteins share a genomic window:
- a CDS encoding DUF6088 family protein, with the protein MQVSAQINNYIKSIPPGKIITYQDIRDLQERKPQALAKALELLVKKQILIRQAKGTFYRPKKTILGQVSPSDEELISFLTRKDNRVTGILTGQSVYLKLQIATQIPSTLTIASITPRKKQTVGKL; encoded by the coding sequence ATCCCACCGGGGAAGATCATTACTTATCAAGACATTAGAGATTTGCAGGAGCGCAAACCGCAGGCTCTGGCAAAAGCTTTGGAACTTCTGGTGAAAAAGCAGATTCTAATCCGGCAAGCTAAAGGGACTTTCTACCGCCCAAAGAAAACTATTTTGGGGCAGGTCAGCCCTTCTGACGAAGAACTGATTTCTTTCCTGACACGCAAAGACAACAGAGTTACCGGAATCCTCACCGGACAGTCAGTATACCTGAAACTCCAAATAGCCACGCAGATTCCTAGCACCCTTACCATTGCGAGTATCACTCCCAGAAAAAAGCAAACTGTGGGGAAATTATAA